A window of Psychrobium sp. MM17-31 genomic DNA:
GCGCGCTGCAAACCGTTGCGATAAAGTTCATCGGGAATAATGTTTGAGGTTGCCACCAAAATTACGCCATGCCCGAAGAGTTCTTGGAATAAGCCGCCGAGGATCATCGCATCGGTAATGTCCGATACGAAAAACTCATCAAAGCAGATAATGCGGGCTTCTTGTGCGAATTGTTTCGCGATGATCTTTAAAGGATCACTTTGCCCCTGCAACTGAGTAAGCTCGTGATGAACGCGATGCATAAAACGGTGAAAGTGCACCCGCATTTTTTGCTCAAACGGCAAAGCCTCAAAAAAAGTATCTACCAAATAAGTTTTACCGCGGCCAACTCCGCCCCAAAAATACAACCCTTTTATTGATCTAACTTCTTCTTTTCCACCAAGGAATGATTTCAATTTGTGTGCAAATCCCTTAGGCTTATCTTGTGGCGCAGTCAGGTCATCGAATAAACGTTGTAAGTGTTTTACGGCGTTCTCTTGAGCTCCGTCGTAGCTAAAATCATCACGTGTTAAGTCTTGTTGATATTTTTGTAACGGGGTAAGCTGAGCCATAGATCGCAATTTTCCTTTGGGTAACAATTGACGGTTGATTTAAGGACGTATTTTCAAAGCCAGTGATATTAGCACATTCGTTAAAACTGGCACTATCATTCTTTAGGAGACACTATGGATTTGACGATTAGCATTCTTTTAATTGTTATTGCTGCGGTAATTGGTTTTGTCGTTGGCAAGGTCACGTCAAATACTTCTGCAGACAACAGTGCAGAAAAGGCTAAAACTCAGCAACTAGAAGCCGAGCTCAATCAATACAAGCAAGATGTTGAGCAGCATTTTGCGCAAAGCGCGGAACTGCTTGGCAATATGGCGCAAGAATATCGCAACGTTTATCAGCACATGGCACAAGCTCAGCAAAGCCTACTTCCTGAAAGTGACGAAATTATTAAGATTCCGTTTAAAGAGCCTAAAGAAGCAAGCTTAGTTCAAGAAGCGATTAGCGAAGTTGAATTAGAAGCACAAGAAGCGGCTAATGATACAGAAGAAGTGGTTGCAGCCCAGCCAAATGACTACGTACAAGGCACCCATAACATTATCACGCCGAAAGCTGATGATGACAAAGACAAAGCTTCAGCGTAACTTAAGTCGCCTAAGCATAAAAAACGCTAGCCAACTTATCCGTTCGCTAGCGTTTTTTTTATGCTTAGCTCACATTTTTGTTTAAATTTAATGCAGTTGTACCATTGAATGAACTTGAACTGGAACTAATACTAATTAAGCCAGTCACTTTGAATAGACGCATTCTTTTTAGTTAGGAGACACAACACTATGACGACTAAGAAACTTACTGTAATTAGTGCCGCATTACTCGCGCTTTCTCTTGGATTTACCTCAGCGCCTTCTCAAGCAGCGTGGCCAAGCTCTAGCAGTGCATCACAAAGTCTTGCACCTATGTTAGAAAAAGTAACTCCAGGTGTAGTATCAATTTCTGTAGAAGGCACACAAAAAACTCGTAACCGAATTCCTGAAGCATTCCGACCTTTCCTTGGTCGCGGTGGGCAACAACGAGAACAACCATTTCGTGGTTTAGGCTCTGGCGTAATTATCGATGCCGATGAAGGATACATTCTTACTAATCATCACGTTGTTGATAATGCAGATAAAATCAAAGTGTCATTAAACGACGGTCGTAGCTTTGAAGCGAAAATGATCGGTTCCGATCCACAAAGCGATGTCGCATTACTGCAAATTGAAGGCGAAGACTTAGTGGAAGTAAAAAAGGCCAACTCAGATGATCTACGCGTTGGTGATTTCACGGTGGCAATCGGCTATCCATTTGGTTTAGGTCAAACGGTGACATCAGGCATCGTATCAGCCTTAGGTCGCTCAGGCTTAAACAATCAAAACCTTGAAGACTTCATTCAAACTGATGCTGCGATAAATAGCGGTAACTCAGGTGGTGCTTTAGTAAATCTAAAGGGCGAGCTAATTGGTATTAATACTGCGATTATTGCACCAACCGGTGGTAACGTAGGTATCGGTTTTGCCATTCCGATTAACATGGCAGATAACCTCGTTAAACAAATTATCGAGTTTGGTGAAGTTCGCCGCGGCGTATTGGGTATTAGCGGTCAGCCACTAACTCAAGAGCTGGCAGAAAGCTTCGGTCAGAAAACCAAGCACGGCGCTTTCGTTAGTCAAGTGATGGACGATTCAGCTGCGCAAGAAGCCGGTATTGAAGCAGGTGACATCATCACTAAGATCAACGGTAAAGCAATCAAAGGCTTTGGTGATCTTAAAGCGAAAATCGGCACCATGGGCGCTGGTAGCAAGTTAAAAATCACCGTTATCCGTGACGGAAAACAAAAAACTTTTAACGTTACACTTAAGAAAGCTGATGGCACTGATGTAAACGCTGGTGCTATTCACCCTGCCCTTGAAGGCTCAACGCTTTCAAATGCCGAAGACGGTTCAGTAAAAGGCATTTTAGTGAGCGATATTCAGCGTAACTCGCCTGCATTCCAAGTGGGATTACGCAACGACGATATCATTATTGCAGCTGGCAGAACACGTGTTAAAACGGTTGGCGAATTACGTGATTATGTAAAAGATCACGAAGATGTTGCAGCACTGCGTGTTAAACGCGGTAACAACGTGCTCTACATCATTTTAAAATAATAGACTGTAACTCCAGAACAAAAGCCAGCCTCGCGCTGGCTTTTATTTTTCCTCCCCAAAATTAACCGCTTATGTTAATCTTTCCAGTCCGTCATTTATATGAGTATTAGGTGTGTTCAAAGGGTTAGTCTCTACATTCAAAGCGGTCGCCGTCGGTATTGCGATAGGCGCTGTTATCGTTATCGCATTACCTAATACGCGAACAGCCACCCTCAGTGCAATTAAAGAATGGCTGGTTACACACACAGCGCCATTGTCATATTCCTATGCCATAAAACGCTCAGCGCCTGCAGTTGTAAACATTTATTCAATTACCCAGCACCGAGATCCATTTAATAACTCTAAAGCTGATATTCAAGGCTTAGGCTCTGGCGTTATCATGTCATCTAATGGCATTATTATTACTAATCTGCACGTGATTAGCGGCGCTGATATTATCTATGTCGCATTGCAAGATGGCCGCCACGCCATCGCATCTATTGTCGGTACAGATGATTACACGGACTTAGCTATACTCCATATCAAAGAAGATAACTTGCCTGTCATTCCATTTGATTTAAAGAAAGAACCACAAATAGGCGATCTGGTGTTGGCTATCGGTAATCCATATAATCTGGGACAAACGATAACCCAAGGTATTGTCAGTGCGACGGGACGAACTCGCGGCATTACTCGTTCGGCGTTTCAACACCTGCTTCAAACAGATGCCGCGATCAACGACGGCAATTCAGGTGGCGCACTGATCAATTCCCGCGGTGAGTTGGTGGGAATTAATGCTGCTAACTTTCAATCACTTGATACTAACAGTAGCAATGGAATTGGTTTCGCCATTCCCGCCAAAATCGCCTACAAAGTGTTGAAAGATATTATTGCCGAAGGTTACGTGCCGCGCGGTTCACTTGGTTTTAATATTGATCGAGTATTTCGGCAAGACAATAGAACAACCTATGGCGAAGTTAGCGCGATTGAACCCAATGGTCCAGCAGACATCGGCGGAATGGAAGTAGGCGACATTATCGTCGCGGTGAACAACACCCCATTTGCGAGTATCGACGACTTGTTGCACGTGATATCAGAAACCAAGCCTAACAATGAAATCGAACTGACAGTGCTACGGGGAACAGAGTCGTTCAACTTGAGTATGAAAACGGTGCAACGCCCACCGCTAATCCTCAACACAATCAATCGCCCATAAAAAAAACGCCCTAACGGGCGTTTTCAGAATCTAATCTCTGATGAGAAAACTACTCAGCTAAACGCAAAATATTTGCACCTAAACCATTGAGCTTTTCTTCAATCTTTTCGTAACCGCGATCTATGTGATAAATGCGATCAACTACCGTCTCACCATCACTCACTAAACCTGCAATCACCAAACTCGCTGAGGCGCGTAAATCGGTTGCCATCACCTGTGCGCCACTCAAACGAGACTTACCATGACAAATAGCCATATTGCCTTCTAACTCGATTGTCGCTCCCATACGCTGCAATTCAGGCACGTGCATAAAGCGATTTTCAAAAATCGTTTCAACGACATTAGCACTGCCATCAGCTAGTGCATTGAGTACACAAAACTGCGCTTGCATATCCGTTGGAAATGCTGGGTGTGGCGCTGTTTTAATATTAACCGCTTTCGGCTGTTTTCCGTGCATATCAAGGCTAATCCAATCGTCGCCAACTTCAATGTCTGCACCAGCTTCTTCAAGCTTGGCAATCACTGGTTCCAATGAACTTGCATCAGCATTCAAACAACGGATTTTGCCGCGAGTAATTGCGCCAGCGACTAGGAAGGTACCAGTCTCGATACGATCAGGCATCACACTGTACTGAGTCGCCTTAAGCTCATCAACACCTTTTATAGTGATAGTATCTGTACCTGCTCCAGAAATTTTGGCGCCCATCGCAATTAAGTAATTCGCTAAATCAACAATTTCAGGCTCACGGGCACTGTTTTCAAGAACCGTAGTTCCTTGTGCAAGCGCAGCCGCCATCATAAGGTTTTCAGTGGCGCCGACACTCACCATATCCATAAAGATGGTAGCGCCTTTTAAACGACCATCGACACGTGCTTTGATATAACCGTTATCAACACTAATTTCCGCGCCCATTTGCTTGAGGCCCTGCAAGTGCAGATTTACTGGTCTAGCACCGATTGCACAACCACCAGGTAGAGAAACATCGGCTTCGCCAAAGCGCGCTAATAATGGGCCCAATACCAAAATCGACGCACGCATTGTTTTTACTAAATCATAAGGTGCACAGTATTGATTAATACCGCAGGCATTTACCTTAAATTCGTTGTTTTCGAAAACAACTTTTGCGCCTAAGCTCTCTAGAACTTTACCTGTCGTACGGATATCGTTTAACTCAGGAACATTAGTAATAGTCGTATCGCCCGTGGCTAAAATCGTTGCCATCAAAATAGGTAACGCCGCATTTTTCGCGCCTGAGATAGTTACGTCACCTTGCAAGCTATCAACAGCGGTAATTTTCAGTTTTTGCACGAACGAACCTTAATTTAGAGGATTTAACAGCTGCTCACGCTGCCATTTTTCAGGAGTGAATGCTTTGATTTGTACGGCATGTAAAGCGCCAGATGCAATAACTTCGTTAAGCGGTGCATAAATAGCTTGTTGCTGTTTTACGCGGCTCATGCCTTCAAACATTTCTGATACAGCAATTACTTGGTAATGACCGTTTTCACCTTTAACGTGTAATTCGTCTAACGTTAGCTGCGCTTCAATCAGCGCTTTGATTTCTTCAATTTCCATTACAACCTCTAAACTTAAATTCTCTACTTAACCGCAAAACCTAATTTGCCAGTAATGATTCGGCATTATACAGCGCGACTAACTTTTCTAGCGCTGGTGTCGCGCCTTCATATTGCAATGAAATCCCCTTGTGATGACAGTATTGCTGTAATTCCACAAGGTAAGCGAGTCCCGCACTGTCGACTTTCGTTAATTGCCCTAAGTCGATATAAAGCTGGTCATTATACTGCTGTAGATACTTTTTAATAGGAATTAATGAAGGAACTGTCGACTGCGACAATTTACCAGTCAACACCACTTTATTATCTCCAGCTGATTGCCATTCAACTGTCATTATTTCGCCTTAGCTTCAACTGATTCAGCTGCCTTTTTGTTAAGCTGATTAATCAAGTAATCGATGCCTTTCTTATTAATGATGGCATCAAATTCTTTTGCTTTCGTTGATACCATGCTGATGCTTTCAGCAACCATGTCATAGGCTTTCCAATCACCTGTTTTTTTGTTTTTACGCAACTTAAAATCAATATCAACTGGAGGACGCTGTGCATCAACGATAGTTACTTTAACTGTGGCAACTTTCCCCTCTACTGCTTTTGCCGGCTCATAAACAATCTTTTGATTGTCATAGAGTGTAAAAACATTAGCGTAAGTCAGAATTAAGTAATCGCGAAATGCCGCGCGAAAAGCGCTAAATTTTTTGTCTTTACGCGCTTTCTTATAGTGCTTATTGCCCAACACCATGCCCGCAGCACGTTTATCATTGATATAAGGCATCAACTCTTCTTCGACAATGACTTTTAAATGGTTTAGATCTTTGTCGATTAGCTCGCGGTCAGCTCTAAAGCGCGCAAAAGTTTTTTCTGACACGTTTTTGATCAGCGCATGAGGATCTTTCATGTCAAATAGTTCTATTTCGGCAGCATTGGCACTGCCAAAAGCGAATACAGCAGTAAGCAACAATGCACTTAACTTGGTAAATAATGCTTTCATAATCTTTCTCCTAGTCTTCACTGTTGCCGTATAGGAACTGGCCGATTAAATCTTCTAATACCATGGCTGAGCGAGTATCTTCAATGACATCACCGTCAGCTAAGATTTCTGTTTCTTCGTCAACAAAACCCGGTGTTAAGCCAACAAACTGCTCACCCAACAAACCAGAAGTTAGAATGGCTACCGAGCTAGAATCAGGAAACTGGTTAAACTTCGTGTCAATTTCCATCACTACCTTAGGTGAGAAATCATCATCAAGGCTAATCGATGAAACGCGGCCAACCACAACACCGCCAACCTTCACTGAAGAACGAACTTTTAGACCACCAATATTGCTAAATTTAGCAACGAGCTGGTAGCTCTCTGAACTACCGCCCAACTGACTATCTGCTACTTTCAAGCCCAACATCAATATCGCAGCAATGCCTGCAAATAAAAATGCGCCCACTAATAATTCTATTTTTCTACTCATTATTTTTTCCTTGCGCCGTCAATGGCAAACTAACTTTGGCGCGATGGCCAATATACTTAACTGTGATTAACCGAACATGACTGCGGTTAATACAAAATCTAAACCTAAAATTGCTAAACTCGATTGAACTACAGTTGATGTGGTTGCCGCGCTAATACCTTCCGAAGTTGGCACCGCGTCATACCCTTTGTGTAAGGCAATCCACGTTACAACGATAGCGAAAATAATACTCTTGATACCGCCGTTAACGATATCTTCGCCCCATTCAACCGACGATTGCATCACCGACCAAAATGCGCCACTGTCAACACCTAACCAATCAACACCAACTAAGTGGCCACCTAAAATACCCACCGCCGAGAAAATCGCCGCTAGTAAAGGTAGGCTAATCACGCCCGCCCAAAAACGCGGCGCAACTATTTGATGCAGTGGATCTATTGCCATCATCTCAAGCGAGCTAAGCTGCTCCGTTGCTTTCATCAAGCCAATTTCAGCAGTTAACGCAGAACCTGCTCGACCAGCAAATAGCAACGCGGAAACTACAGGACCGAGCTCTCTAAGTAACGACAAAGAAACCATTTGCCCTAAGCTTTGCTCTGCGCCATAGCCCACAAGAATGGTGTAGCCTTGCAGTGATAACACCATGCCAATAAAGAGGCCTGATACCACAATAATAATTAGTGATTGCACACCAACAACATAAAGCTGCTTAATTAATAAAGGTAATATTTTAAATCCGCGCCCCGACGGTTTTAAGGCGCCAAATAACATCGCCCCTGCGCGGCCTAATCCGGCAATGGTAGACAAACCATTGCGGCCTAGATTTGCAATAGTGTTAAGTAACATGATTTAGCAAATCCTTCTTATAATCTTCACTTGGAAAATGGAAAGGCACTGGGCCATCTGGGTTACCCTGCATAAACTGAACAACCTGAGGAGACGTTTCACCGCGCAACTGCTCTGGCGTGCCATGAGCAATAACCGTTTTATTAGCGATGATGTAAACGTAATCGGCGATACTTAGTACTTCATCAACATCGTGAGAGACCACAATTGAAGTCACGCCTAAGGCATCGTTTAACTCTTTAATCAGGCGAACGATAACACCCATTGAAATAGGATCTTGGCCAGTAAATGGCTCATCATACATGATTAAATCAGGATCCAATGCGATGCTTCGCGCTAACGCTGCTCGTCTTGCCATACCACCAGACAGCTCTGACGGGAACAAATTAGCTGCACCACGTAAACCCACGGCTTCGAGTTTCATTAACACGACTTTGCGGATAATTGATTCTGGTAAATCAGTGTGCTCACGAATTGGAAACGCCACATTATCGAACACACTAAGCTCGGTGAATAATGCACCAGATTGGAATAACATGCCCATCTTGCGGCGCACCTTGTAAAGCGCTTTGCGATCGATGCCCACTAACTCCTGGTCGTTAAACTTAATTGAGCCAGAACTCGGTTTAATTTGTCCACCGATAAGGCGTAGCAGCGTGGTTTTCCCTATCCCACTCGGCCCCATAATGGCCGTTACTTTGCCACGGGGCACAGAAAGATTAATATCGTTATAAATCACTCTATCTTCACGACTAAAGTTCATCGCAGATATTTCGATTATATTATCTGTTTGATTCAAAAGTGTATTGTCCTTAATGACGCGGTATTTTTGCCTATTACTTGCTGTTAATTCACGAGAGTATAGACAAATGCAATGAATGAGCAGTGCTAATCTCAAGAATTTTAATCGATTTTCCAACAAGGGTACAATGAATGTTGATTATATCCTATGTCGGACACGGTCTACGACCGCAAAAATTTTAAATAATTCGCATAAAATGATAATTATTTAATTGTCACAGATTGTAAAATGACTTTAACCCGCCGTTATTTGTTCGTTATTATCTGAGTTATCGCAAAATAACCTGTTTTTATACTTTATTTTTAGCAACTAAATAGGGACAATTACTGCTTTATACGCTGAGGACTACCTTCTCCCCATGACATTCCCTGAATTAGGCAGTAGTTTTGCCATCTTACTTGCTGGTCTCGTCGGATTAATCTGGAGTGCCGATAAATTTGTATACGGCGCAGCAGCAGTAGCCCGTAACTTCGGTTTACCGCCACTAATCATTGGTTTAACCATAGTAGCAATGGGATCGTCAGCGCCGGAAATCATGGTCGCCTTTACCTCAGCAATGGATGGCAACAGCAATACTGCAATAGGTAATGCGCTGGGTTCTAACATAACCAATATTGCATTGGTCCTTGGTATAACCGTATTACTGCAGCCCTTGGTTGTTCATTCACAGCTGCTTAAACGCGAACTACCTATTCTACTGCTTGTCACATTAATCGCGGCCTACATGCTGTGGGACCAAACCTTAACCTTTACTGAAGGCTTAGTGTTAATCATCTTATTTTTCACGACCATTGGTGGCCTGTGTTGGTTAACGCTACGTGATAAAAAACATAAAGATCCACTGCTAGAAGAAGCCCAAGAAGATGTCCCAGAAGGCGTATCAAATGCGATGGCTGCATTTTGGGTGATTTTAGGCATGGTAATGCTGCCTGTCGCTTCCCATTATGTCGTAGAAGGCGCTAGCGACATTGCCCGCTACTTTGGTTTATCTGAACTCATTATTGGCTTAACTATTATCGCAATTGGCACCAGCTTGCCAGAACTCGCCGCGTCAATTGCCAGTATCAAAAACAATGAACACGACCTTGCGCTTGGTAACGTCGTAGGTTCAAACATTTTCAACATTCTCGCCGTATTGGCAATGCCAGCACTGTTTAACCCAGGTGGATTCGATCCAGAAGCGGCAACTCGCGATTTATACATGGTTGTCGGCCTTACTGCGTTATTATTCTTAATGAGCTGGCATCTTTTTGGTAAGCGTAAAATTACTCGACTTGAAGGTGGTATCTTATTTGCCATATTCATCGCTTATCAATTTTTACTATTTGGTTAACGAGAGATTTTTATGGCTACAGCGCAAGAACTATGTCAGTGGGGAAAATCAGTTATAGAAACTGAAATCGCCGCACTCAACGAAGTCACTCAATACGTCGACGAAGCCTTCGCACAGGCGTGTCAGTTGATACTAGACTGCAAGGGCAAAGTGATAGTGATGGGCATGGGCAAGTCAGGCCATATTGCCAACAAAATTGCCGCGACATTAGCCAGCACAGGTACGTCATCGTTTTTTGTTCACCCTAGTGAAGCTAGCCATGGCGATCTTGGCATGATCAGCCAAGATGATGTCGTGTTAGCCATTTCCAATTCAGGTACCTCAGCAGAAATTCTTACCTTGTTTCCAGTGATTGAGCGCGTAGGCACACCAGTTATCTCGATGACAGGCAACCCGCAGTCAGCGATGGCAAAACTCGCCCAGATTCATCTGTGTATCTCGGTTTCGAAAGAAGCTTGTCCATTAGGCCTTGCGCCTACCTCAAGCACCACAGCAACCCTAGCAATGGGGGATGCCCTTGCCGTTGCGCTACTGCAAGCTAAAGGATTTACCGCCGATGATTTTGCGCTATCTCACCCCGGTGGCGCGCTCGGCAAGAAATTACTACTCCGCGTTATGGACATAGCCCACACAGGCGATGAATTACCACTAGTTAAAACTGATACCAGCGTCAGTCACGCACTAGTAGAAATTTCAGAAAAAGGCCTCGGTATGACAGGTGTCGTAGACGAACAAGGTAAGTTTATCGGCATATTCACCGACGGTGATTTACGCCGCACACTCGATCAACGCATCGATTTTCACACGACTAGCATTGCGCAAGTCATGACTGAAAACCCAACAGTTCTAACTGAAAACGTCTTGGCAGCTTCTGCACTAAAAACCATGGAAGAATGCAATATTAACGGCTTTTTCGTGTTAGAAAATGACAAGCCTGTCGGCGCATTAAACATGCTAGATATGGTTCGAGCGGGAGTAATGTAGTGAAGCAAGTCGAAACTATTTACGGCACCATTAACGAGTCAGCTTGGATTAAGGCGCAGCAAATTAAGTTACTGATTTGCGACGTAGATGGCGTGTTTTCAGATGGCCGTGTCTACATGGGCAATGATGGTGAAGAGCTTAAAGCCTTCCACACCAAAGACGGTTTTGGCGTAAAATCATTACTCAACGCAGGCATTGAAGTGGCTATTATCACGGGTCGTAAATCAAAGATTGTTGAAAATCGCATGACGGGCCTTGGCGTTAAATACATCTACCAAGGCCAAAGTGACAAATTCGCCGCCTACCAAGAGCTGCTAACTAAATTGAACTTAACGCCAGCCCAAGTGGCCTACATTGGCGACGATGTTGTCGATAAAATCGTGATGGATGATTGCGGTTTAGGTGTCGCAGTAAATGATGCCCATCCTTTATTGCTCAACGACTGTGATTACACCACGTTCACACCGGGTGGCTTTGGCGCAGTGCGTGAGTTAAGTGATTTAATATTGGCGAGTAATGGCCAATTGGAAAATGCCGAAGGCATGAGTGTATGACGAGAATTATTGTATTAATCGGGCTTTTCTTTGCCTCTTGTGCGCTGTTTTTCTACAACCCGTTTTGGTCGGTAACTGAAGAAAAACAAACGCCAGCACAAGATGTTTATTTGCCAGATTTTACAGCCAAAGACATGACACTAAGACGCTTTGACGAACAAGGCGCACTCGAGTCATTAGTGAAAGCCGAAAAAATGGAATACTATGACGATAGCGTGACGACCTTTGTTAAGCCAAGTTATGTTATTTATCCTAAAAATGGTGCTCCCCATTGGAAGATCGATGCAGATAACGGCGTATTCGATCAAAACGATCGCGTGATACTCAATGACAATGTCATCATTAGCTCAACAGATCCAGAGCAATCGTTGAAGCAAATTAAAACCTCTTATTTGGAGGTTAATTTAACGACGATGCAAGTCACTAGTGACAAAAAGATTATTATTGAAGGAACACAATACAACGCCACCGGAATTGGCTTAAAAGCAGATCTCAATCTGCGA
This region includes:
- a CDS encoding calcium/sodium antiporter, coding for MTFPELGSSFAILLAGLVGLIWSADKFVYGAAAVARNFGLPPLIIGLTIVAMGSSAPEIMVAFTSAMDGNSNTAIGNALGSNITNIALVLGITVLLQPLVVHSQLLKRELPILLLVTLIAAYMLWDQTLTFTEGLVLIILFFTTIGGLCWLTLRDKKHKDPLLEEAQEDVPEGVSNAMAAFWVILGMVMLPVASHYVVEGASDIARYFGLSELIIGLTIIAIGTSLPELAASIASIKNNEHDLALGNVVGSNIFNILAVLAMPALFNPGGFDPEAATRDLYMVVGLTALLFLMSWHLFGKRKITRLEGGILFAIFIAYQFLLFG
- a CDS encoding KpsF/GutQ family sugar-phosphate isomerase; the protein is MATAQELCQWGKSVIETEIAALNEVTQYVDEAFAQACQLILDCKGKVIVMGMGKSGHIANKIAATLASTGTSSFFVHPSEASHGDLGMISQDDVVLAISNSGTSAEILTLFPVIERVGTPVISMTGNPQSAMAKLAQIHLCISVSKEACPLGLAPTSSTTATLAMGDALAVALLQAKGFTADDFALSHPGGALGKKLLLRVMDIAHTGDELPLVKTDTSVSHALVEISEKGLGMTGVVDEQGKFIGIFTDGDLRRTLDQRIDFHTTSIAQVMTENPTVLTENVLAASALKTMEECNINGFFVLENDKPVGALNMLDMVRAGVM
- a CDS encoding BolA family protein produces the protein MEIEEIKALIEAQLTLDELHVKGENGHYQVIAVSEMFEGMSRVKQQQAIYAPLNEVIASGALHAVQIKAFTPEKWQREQLLNPLN
- the murA gene encoding UDP-N-acetylglucosamine 1-carboxyvinyltransferase, which translates into the protein MQKLKITAVDSLQGDVTISGAKNAALPILMATILATGDTTITNVPELNDIRTTGKVLESLGAKVVFENNEFKVNACGINQYCAPYDLVKTMRASILVLGPLLARFGEADVSLPGGCAIGARPVNLHLQGLKQMGAEISVDNGYIKARVDGRLKGATIFMDMVSVGATENLMMAAALAQGTTVLENSAREPEIVDLANYLIAMGAKISGAGTDTITIKGVDELKATQYSVMPDRIETGTFLVAGAITRGKIRCLNADASSLEPVIAKLEEAGADIEVGDDWISLDMHGKQPKAVNIKTAPHPAFPTDMQAQFCVLNALADGSANVVETIFENRFMHVPELQRMGATIELEGNMAICHGKSRLSGAQVMATDLRASASLVIAGLVSDGETVVDRIYHIDRGYEKIEEKLNGLGANILRLAE
- a CDS encoding STAS domain-containing protein — encoded protein: MTVEWQSAGDNKVVLTGKLSQSTVPSLIPIKKYLQQYNDQLYIDLGQLTKVDSAGLAYLVELQQYCHHKGISLQYEGATPALEKLVALYNAESLLAN
- a CDS encoding ABC transporter substrate-binding protein, with translation MKALFTKLSALLLTAVFAFGSANAAEIELFDMKDPHALIKNVSEKTFARFRADRELIDKDLNHLKVIVEEELMPYINDKRAAGMVLGNKHYKKARKDKKFSAFRAAFRDYLILTYANVFTLYDNQKIVYEPAKAVEGKVATVKVTIVDAQRPPVDIDFKLRKNKKTGDWKAYDMVAESISMVSTKAKEFDAIINKKGIDYLINQLNKKAAESVEAKAK
- a CDS encoding trypsin-like peptidase domain-containing protein; protein product: MFKGLVSTFKAVAVGIAIGAVIVIALPNTRTATLSAIKEWLVTHTAPLSYSYAIKRSAPAVVNIYSITQHRDPFNNSKADIQGLGSGVIMSSNGIIITNLHVISGADIIYVALQDGRHAIASIVGTDDYTDLAILHIKEDNLPVIPFDLKKEPQIGDLVLAIGNPYNLGQTITQGIVSATGRTRGITRSAFQHLLQTDAAINDGNSGGALINSRGELVGINAANFQSLDTNSSNGIGFAIPAKIAYKVLKDIIAEGYVPRGSLGFNIDRVFRQDNRTTYGEVSAIEPNGPADIGGMEVGDIIVAVNNTPFASIDDLLHVISETKPNNEIELTVLRGTESFNLSMKTVQRPPLILNTINRP
- the mlaE gene encoding lipid asymmetry maintenance ABC transporter permease subunit MlaE, with translation MLLNTIANLGRNGLSTIAGLGRAGAMLFGALKPSGRGFKILPLLIKQLYVVGVQSLIIIVVSGLFIGMVLSLQGYTILVGYGAEQSLGQMVSLSLLRELGPVVSALLFAGRAGSALTAEIGLMKATEQLSSLEMMAIDPLHQIVAPRFWAGVISLPLLAAIFSAVGILGGHLVGVDWLGVDSGAFWSVMQSSVEWGEDIVNGGIKSIIFAIVVTWIALHKGYDAVPTSEGISAATTSTVVQSSLAILGLDFVLTAVMFG
- the mlaD gene encoding outer membrane lipid asymmetry maintenance protein MlaD is translated as MMSRKIELLVGAFLFAGIAAILMLGLKVADSQLGGSSESYQLVAKFSNIGGLKVRSSVKVGGVVVGRVSSISLDDDFSPKVVMEIDTKFNQFPDSSSVAILTSGLLGEQFVGLTPGFVDEETEILADGDVIEDTRSAMVLEDLIGQFLYGNSED
- a CDS encoding ATP-binding cassette domain-containing protein, whose translation is MNFSREDRVIYNDINLSVPRGKVTAIMGPSGIGKTTLLRLIGGQIKPSSGSIKFNDQELVGIDRKALYKVRRKMGMLFQSGALFTELSVFDNVAFPIREHTDLPESIIRKVVLMKLEAVGLRGAANLFPSELSGGMARRAALARSIALDPDLIMYDEPFTGQDPISMGVIVRLIKELNDALGVTSIVVSHDVDEVLSIADYVYIIANKTVIAHGTPEQLRGETSPQVVQFMQGNPDGPVPFHFPSEDYKKDLLNHVT
- a CDS encoding YhcB family protein, which codes for MDLTISILLIVIAAVIGFVVGKVTSNTSADNSAEKAKTQQLEAELNQYKQDVEQHFAQSAELLGNMAQEYRNVYQHMAQAQQSLLPESDEIIKIPFKEPKEASLVQEAISEVELEAQEAANDTEEVVAAQPNDYVQGTHNIITPKADDDKDKASA
- a CDS encoding DegQ family serine endoprotease translates to MTTKKLTVISAALLALSLGFTSAPSQAAWPSSSSASQSLAPMLEKVTPGVVSISVEGTQKTRNRIPEAFRPFLGRGGQQREQPFRGLGSGVIIDADEGYILTNHHVVDNADKIKVSLNDGRSFEAKMIGSDPQSDVALLQIEGEDLVEVKKANSDDLRVGDFTVAIGYPFGLGQTVTSGIVSALGRSGLNNQNLEDFIQTDAAINSGNSGGALVNLKGELIGINTAIIAPTGGNVGIGFAIPINMADNLVKQIIEFGEVRRGVLGISGQPLTQELAESFGQKTKHGAFVSQVMDDSAAQEAGIEAGDIITKINGKAIKGFGDLKAKIGTMGAGSKLKITVIRDGKQKTFNVTLKKADGTDVNAGAIHPALEGSTLSNAEDGSVKGILVSDIQRNSPAFQVGLRNDDIIIAAGRTRVKTVGELRDYVKDHEDVAALRVKRGNNVLYIILK